Below is a genomic region from Rhodohalobacter sp. 614A.
ATGTCAACCATTTTTCGAAAGAAATTTCGAAAAAATCTCTCTACTTATAGGGGGCAGAAGCTAAGTGAATAATATTCGTAGTGATACCTCTTAACCCCTATGATTGATAGAGTTTATACCCCTCCGGATCCTCATCATACTCTTTAAAGAGCCATACAGCTGCATATATTATGGGAGTATCGAGCAGAGCAAATAAAAATTTAAAGATGTAGGAGTTAATGATGAGTATACCTAATAAGGAAAGAGAGGTAATATTGTCGCCCAGATTTCCCGAGAAGTAAAGAATGCTGAGAATTGCTGTGCTATCAACAAGTTGACTGAACATGGTGGAACCATTATTTCTCAACCACAAATGATTGCCTTTGGAAAATCTTTTCCAAAAATGGAAAAGCCGGACATCCACGGTTTGAGCAATCAGATAGGCAATCATACTTGAAATGGTATTGGCAATCACAAATTCATAAACACCTTCAAACAGATTCAGCCCACCGCTTACTCCATATGTATTGGGAAACCAATGACCCACGCTTATCAAAAAAAGCATATACATATTCATAAAAAAACCAATCCACACCACAGTCTGAGCTTTTTTTCTTCCGAACAATTCAGAAATAAGGTCGGTAACCAAAAAAGTAAAGGGATAAGCAAGTAACCCAACCGGAACACTCATCGTATATGTTTTTCCATCCCTTACAAGTGATGGGGTTACGGACTGTAACCAACCGGGCATCTCAAAAGAAAAAATTGTAACGAACTTGGTTGTACCCACAATATTGCCCAACACCAAGGCCGTTAGAAAAATACCTGTGAGGCTTAAAAATAAAATATCCCGCTTGTGAGGTGTGGGAGTGCGAATAGATTTTAATAACATTTGAACCTTTGCGTAGTATAATTTGGTTATAAGCTACAAAACTAAGAGCCCTGTAATGTCGTTCAAATTTGTTTAGAATTATGGATAAACAAACAAAAAAGAAAGCAAAAATTGCGGAAACTGCCGCAAAAAGATATATAGAAAATTCCCGGTTTACTATCCAATCACTTACAAAGGAACTGGACATGAAATCCGCCGAGATATTTGAACTGTTCCCAAACCGGAAATCAATCCTTCTCTTTTTTTATGAATCCAGGCTTTTGGCTTATCGGGAGCAAACCAAATCCATTCAAGAATATTCAGAATTTACCCTGAGTGAAAAACTGAGCAATCTTTTTCTCACTCTTCTGGATCAGTTTATGGAGTACAGGGAGTTTGTTCTCAACTCTTATAATCAGTTTATTTCAAAAAACCCTTCCTGTACTTCTTTTGAAAGGGAGTTTAAAGCGGAACTACAATCGATTTTCCAATCTGATCAGAATCTCTCCGGTTCTTCCAGGTTCTTTGTAAATCGGCTTTTATACACAACCATTTATTATCATTTTCATGCGCTTCTTCTTTTTTGGGAGAATGATGACAGTGAAAAATATGAACAAAGTTTTGCACTGGTTGATAAATGGTGTTCTCTCATTGAAGAGCTTTTCTACAGCAAAGTTGTGGATAAAGGATTTGATTTCGGAAAATTTCTCTTTTACAACTCCCCTTTTAAACATGCAACTTCAAGTTTTAAAAGTAACGGAGATTAATCTTAATGGATGAGTTTCCTTCCTCAAAATACCAGCGGGGAAAAATCTTCGCCAAAACAGGTTTGAAAGTTGGCAAAAACTATGCCGCTCACTATTTAAAAACATTAACCGGCCGAAAATCGGAAAAAGCTGACGTAGACAGACGAACGGCTGAACAAGTGTTTGGCGAATTTACCAATCTGCGGGGAACAGCTCTTAAAATGGCCCAAACACTCAGCATTGATCAGGGTTTTCTACCGGAAGAGTTCTCTGAAGTAATGACCCAGGCTCAATACAAAGTCCCACCCATCAACCGATCTTTGGTTCGATCGATCATTCGAAGAGAACTGGGAAAATATCCTGAACAGATTTTTGATGAGTTTGATGCCCAGGCGATGGCGGCCGCATCTATTGGCCAGGTTCATAAAGGACGACTGAAAAACGGTCAGCCGGTTGCCGTTAAAATTCAATATCCGGGCGTTCGGGATACAATCTCTACTGATATCGCGCTGGCGGGTTCTCTTTTCAAAAAATTCGTATCGAACGGTGCTCATCTGGATGATTATATCGAAGAGATAAAATCGACCTTGCTGAAAGAGACAGACTACATTGCTGAAGGACAATCCATCAACCGGTTTCATGAGCGGTTTGCTTCCGGTGATATCATTACCCCTGAATGGATTCCTGGGTTATCTACAGAAAGGGTTCTCACCATGACCTTTATTGAGGGAGTTCACCTGTCGGATTTTCTTGACAAAACTCCCTCTCAAGAAGAACGAAACCATTATGGGCAGATTTTATGGAATTTCTTCCACCATCAAATCAAAGACCGCAAAGAAATCCATGCGGACACCCACCCCGGCAATTTTATTTTCACACCGGAGGGTAAACTCGGAGTGGTTGATTTCGGTTGTGTAAAATCATTCCCACAGGAGTTCTTTATCAACTACCTGAGATTATTGCCCACACATCTGCAACAAGATGAAGAGGAAATCATCAGGCTTTACAAAGAACTTGATGTGTTAAAGGATGAGCCGGATAGCAACAAATCTGAAAAAGCTATTTATGAATTCTGCAAAAACTATGGGTATACATTTGCACTCCCCTATATCGAAGATGAGTTTAACTTTGGAGATGAAGAGTACAAGCAAATACTGGCAGGCTACACAAAGAGTGCGCCAATTTTTAACGGTCCGAGAGGCAGTAAACATTTCATTTTCACAACCCGTGTTCATCTTGGCCTTTATCATTTTTTGATGAAGTTGAAAGCCACTGTTCAAACAAAACAGTCGAGGGAGATTGTGGAAGACATCCTTTCCATGTTTCCCTGAAACTACAGGGTATTACATTTCTCCACCTTGCAGCCCTCAACTCATAAAAAAAGCCACTGACTCAACATCAGTGGCTTCTCAATAAATTTACAGATAAGAGATAAAACTCAAACTGCAGGTGGTTAGTTTTGTGAATCCCACCAAACATTTATATCCAAAGATCCATATCCAACAGGTATTCCCGTACTTGATACGCTCTCAGCATTATTCTGAAGCTCAGAAGTTGGATAAGGATATCTCACGGGAATTTCACCAGAAGGTGTATACGGATCAACAGCCGGTTCCAATTCCGGATATCCAGTTCTTCGCCAATCATTGTAATTCTCGAGGCTCAGGAAATTCGCTATGTATTTCTGAACAATGATATCTTCCAATGGATTTGCTGAAGCAGCGAGTGGACCCAGTGATGCAATGTAACTATCCGCTGCTTCCTGAGAGACACCTAATTTGCTCATTGAAGCACGAATTGCTTCTTCATAAACATCTTGAGCACTGGCAGCTCCTTGAGCAATATAGGTTGCTTCCGCTTCAATAAATTTAGCTTCAGCATAGCTCGCCCATGTAAGAGGAGAGTCTGCATCGCTGTAAAAAGCACCGATTGAAGAATAACTACCGGCTCCATCTCCTTCTGAACCGTTAACATTACCAGCATACTCAACAGTATCCGGATCAAAACCTGGAACCAATCCGCTATTGTTAACGGCTCCCACAGGTCGGGCCTGAATGGGTAATCTCGGGTCATCAAGATCTTTCAGCAGGTTGATGTAATGATCGCTCAGCTGGTCTCTAGTGTCCCACTTTCCATCAATAGCAAATTGATACCATGGGTTTTCTTCTCCAGCATTATCGTAATACTCAAAGTCGGCATCATCACTATTGCTGTCGAAACCGTTAGATAGAGCTTGAAGGGCTAAATTTGCCTGTTCGGAAGCACTATGCCCCGGTGCATTTGTGAGACGAAGTTGATAACGAGCAATAAGCGTATTTGCTAATTTCTGCCATTTTACCAGATCGCCTCCATAGAGTAAATCATCGGAACCCGGAGCTTCAGGACTTTCCGAAGAAAGGTCGACCAAAGCTGCTTCAAGCAGACTTATAACTTCTGAATACACCAGTTCCTGGCTGTCATAAGCTGGGGTTGTATTTGCCGGATCAAATGCTTCGGTATACGGAATTTCGTTCCAAAGATCTGTTAGGATAGCAAAAGACCAAGCCTGTATGACTTTAGCAATTCCACTATATGCAAGATTACCGTTTTCTTCAGCCAGGTTTTCCAGTTCTCTGGCATTATTAAGAACAACTGTGTAACTGGAGTTCCAAAAGTTATTAGGACCTGACTCATCAAAATCATAATTATCTGATGAGGGAGGGAATCCACTCCAGGCGAGTTGTTGCACCCAGCGGTTGGTTGTTCGGGCTGGTTCATTGCCAATTGTCTGGTAACTAAATACCCCTAACAATGCTGAGAGCTGAAGATCTTCAGGCACCTCCGAAGGAGCCGTCGGATCGGTATTAACATCCAGAAAACCCTCGCATGCAGCAGAGAAAAAAAGTAATCCAGACAATAAAATTGTGATTTTTAGTTTAGATAATTTCATAATCAAAATCCTTAAAATGGTTAAAATGAAACATTGAGACTCAATACAAAGCTTTTTGAAGCTGGTGTAACCATGTGATAAAAGCCTTGTGCATTTCCTGCTCCAAGCAAACTACCTTCGGGATCTTTGTAAGAGAAATCACTGTCAATCCATAAATTTCTTCCTGTACCCGTTACGGTTAATGAACGTACAGGCAATTGGTCTATAATTGACTGTGGCAGAGTATATGAAAGGCTGACTTCCCGCAGTTTCAGGAAACTGCCGTCTTCAACAAAATTCTCAAATACACTGCCGTAATGTCCCTGATAGAAAGCTTGATCGCGAACTATCTCTACATCATTTGGTGCCCCAGTATTTGCATTCACTCCATCAAATACATAGGAAGTACCACGATCTGCTGTGGATATATGGGTGCCGTAAAAAACTGCATAATATTGATCCATGTTTAGGATATCTCCACCCTGACGCTTGTCTAAGAGAGCAGAAACATTAATCCCTTTGTAACTCACACTGGTTCTTAAGTTACCTGTCCAATCCGGCATCACATTACCAATCGCGCCAAGGTCCGCAGCTACCAAAGGCAGCCCATCATCACCAATGAGGAGTTCTCCATTATCATTACGCTGATAACGATTACTCCAAATCACTCCGTAACCATTTTTCGAATCTTCTATACGAATCTGGGGATCAGTGAAGCCACCGAGGAAAATATTTTCCACACCTGGAGCAAATTCAACAATTTCTGTGGTATTCTTAGCAAAATTCACATTAACATCCCACTGAAACTCACTGGTTTGTACAGGTGTAACACCAACGGAGAGTTCCACCCCATAATTTTTAATTTCTCCTGCATTTGCCAGGCGGCTTGTATAACCCGTACCTGCTGAAGTTGGAATATTGAAGATTTGGTCATTCGTACTTCGGTCATAATATGCCGCATCAATTCTGGCGCGTCCTTCAAACAAACGCAAATCCAATCCAATTTCATATTCAGTTGAAATCTCGGGTTTTAAGTCAGGATTTCCGATCGCTGTTTCCAGTCGATAACCATTTACACCTGCGTAAGGATAAACAATCTCACCTCTAACACCATCACCTGGATCAGCCTGAGTAAAGTAAGTTGCCAGGGAATATACCGGAGCATCGTTACCAATTTGGGAGATAGAAGCCCTCAATTTACCATATGAGAAGAAAGTATCTTCAAATACATCTATGGCGTCAGTGAAAACAAATCCAAGACTGGCAGAACCGTAAAAGTAGGAATTATTGTCACTAGGCAAAGTAGATGACCAATCATTTCTACCTGTTAATGTCAAATAAACGATATCCTGATAATCGAGAGTTGCATTTGCAAAAACACTCACCAATCTTCTTTCGCTAATACTTTCACCAGGAACTGTAGAGTTGGCATTCGAAACATGGAAATATCCGGGAATGTTCAACCCAGTACCAATCACTGATTTAGAATTATAATCTCGAACGTTAATATTATTCCCTACCAGCATATCGAGGGTAAAATCTTCCGTTACATCCAGATTGGCATTGACCAACAGATCAGAATTTATTTCTGAACGATTAATAACCTGATCGAACATACTTCCGTCTGGAGTTCCCCTGGTTCCAATGTTACGCATACCTTTTCGGGTATCTGTATAAGTATCAATACCGACCCGTTCTGAAATGTTTAACCAAGGCAAAAGATTGTAAGAAACTCTACCATTTGCGATAAAACGGTCAACATCACTTGTATAACCATTATTTTCAGAAAGCCAAAAAGGATTATTGAAAGAAGTGGTGAAGTTTCTTTGTGTACCATCTTCATAAGTCGAAGGTTGAGAAAGGTCGAAATTAATGGGTGTAAAATTTAAACCAAACAAATATGCCTGTGCCCCATTACCTTCAGCCAGCCACTCATTCGAAGTATTGACATAATTCACGCTGGTCTCAACATCCAGATTTTCACTTAGAGAAGCACCAAAACGTGCCATAAGATTTGTTCTGGTAAGCTCAGTTCCAGGCACGGTTCCTTCCTGATTCGTATTACTTACAGAAGTAAAATACGTTGTGTTTTCGGAACCACCGCTGAGGCTTAAAGAATTGTTAAAAGTTAAGCCGGTTTGATAAAAATCATCCCGGGGATCGAACGTTTCAATACGATCTACTCCAAGATCATTCAGCACTTCTTGCGGCACTTCATCTTTGTGTGGTCCCCAGCTACGTGTAGTTTGCGGGTTAGTGGATGGAGCACCAGGTTGAACATATCCGCCACGATCAAGGGGCAGTCCATTGTAGTAATACCCATCTACACCACCTAAATAATCAGTTTGGAATCCATCTGTATAGGTATCGGCCCAGCCTACTGATGTATTAAAATCTACAGTGGCGGCCTGTCCTTTCGTACCACTTTTGGTCGTAATAATAATAGCTCCATTCGCAGCTCGCGATCCATAAAGAGCTGTG
It encodes:
- a CDS encoding queuosine precursor transporter, which produces MLLKSIRTPTPHKRDILFLSLTGIFLTALVLGNIVGTTKFVTIFSFEMPGWLQSVTPSLVRDGKTYTMSVPVGLLAYPFTFLVTDLISELFGRKKAQTVVWIGFFMNMYMLFLISVGHWFPNTYGVSGGLNLFEGVYEFVIANTISSMIAYLIAQTVDVRLFHFWKRFSKGNHLWLRNNGSTMFSQLVDSTAILSILYFSGNLGDNITSLSLLGILIINSYIFKFLFALLDTPIIYAAVWLFKEYDEDPEGYKLYQS
- a CDS encoding ABC1 kinase family protein, whose product is MDEFPSSKYQRGKIFAKTGLKVGKNYAAHYLKTLTGRKSEKADVDRRTAEQVFGEFTNLRGTALKMAQTLSIDQGFLPEEFSEVMTQAQYKVPPINRSLVRSIIRRELGKYPEQIFDEFDAQAMAAASIGQVHKGRLKNGQPVAVKIQYPGVRDTISTDIALAGSLFKKFVSNGAHLDDYIEEIKSTLLKETDYIAEGQSINRFHERFASGDIITPEWIPGLSTERVLTMTFIEGVHLSDFLDKTPSQEERNHYGQILWNFFHHQIKDRKEIHADTHPGNFIFTPEGKLGVVDFGCVKSFPQEFFINYLRLLPTHLQQDEEEIIRLYKELDVLKDEPDSNKSEKAIYEFCKNYGYTFALPYIEDEFNFGDEEYKQILAGYTKSAPIFNGPRGSKHFIFTTRVHLGLYHFLMKLKATVQTKQSREIVEDILSMFP
- a CDS encoding SusD/RagB family nutrient-binding outer membrane lipoprotein, whose translation is MKLSKLKITILLSGLLFFSAACEGFLDVNTDPTAPSEVPEDLQLSALLGVFSYQTIGNEPARTTNRWVQQLAWSGFPPSSDNYDFDESGPNNFWNSSYTVVLNNARELENLAEENGNLAYSGIAKVIQAWSFAILTDLWNEIPYTEAFDPANTTPAYDSQELVYSEVISLLEAALVDLSSESPEAPGSDDLLYGGDLVKWQKLANTLIARYQLRLTNAPGHSASEQANLALQALSNGFDSNSDDADFEYYDNAGEENPWYQFAIDGKWDTRDQLSDHYINLLKDLDDPRLPIQARPVGAVNNSGLVPGFDPDTVEYAGNVNGSEGDGAGSYSSIGAFYSDADSPLTWASYAEAKFIEAEATYIAQGAASAQDVYEEAIRASMSKLGVSQEAADSYIASLGPLAASANPLEDIIVQKYIANFLSLENYNDWRRTGYPELEPAVDPYTPSGEIPVRYPYPTSELQNNAESVSSTGIPVGYGSLDINVWWDSQN
- a CDS encoding SusC/RagA family TonB-linked outer membrane protein, which translates into the protein MKYKLPLLIVLLSISIVSSVFAQTGTLTGTVTESSSGDELPGVNIFIQDAERGTVTGADGTYSISSIPVGEYNVTFSFIGYISQNITVQIASGENQLDVSLEADLIGLEELVVTALGVERRERSLGYAAQEVEGSVLASSQEANVVNALAGRTAGVQINSSSGQPGASSRIIIRGNASMLGNNQPLFVVDGVPISNDSDGNVEGSTLFTGGTSNRGLDLNPNNIESMSVLKGASATALYGSRAANGAIIITTKSGTKGQAATVDFNTSVGWADTYTDGFQTDYLGGVDGYYYNGLPLDRGGYVQPGAPSTNPQTTRSWGPHKDEVPQEVLNDLGVDRIETFDPRDDFYQTGLTFNNSLSLSGGSENTTYFTSVSNTNQEGTVPGTELTRTNLMARFGASLSENLDVETSVNYVNTSNEWLAEGNGAQAYLFGLNFTPINFDLSQPSTYEDGTQRNFTTSFNNPFWLSENNGYTSDVDRFIANGRVSYNLLPWLNISERVGIDTYTDTRKGMRNIGTRGTPDGSMFDQVINRSEINSDLLVNANLDVTEDFTLDMLVGNNINVRDYNSKSVIGTGLNIPGYFHVSNANSTVPGESISERRLVSVFANATLDYQDIVYLTLTGRNDWSSTLPSDNNSYFYGSASLGFVFTDAIDVFEDTFFSYGKLRASISQIGNDAPVYSLATYFTQADPGDGVRGEIVYPYAGVNGYRLETAIGNPDLKPEISTEYEIGLDLRLFEGRARIDAAYYDRSTNDQIFNIPTSAGTGYTSRLANAGEIKNYGVELSVGVTPVQTSEFQWDVNVNFAKNTTEIVEFAPGVENIFLGGFTDPQIRIEDSKNGYGVIWSNRYQRNDNGELLIGDDGLPLVAADLGAIGNVMPDWTGNLRTSVSYKGINVSALLDKRQGGDILNMDQYYAVFYGTHISTADRGTSYVFDGVNANTGAPNDVEIVRDQAFYQGHYGSVFENFVEDGSFLKLREVSLSYTLPQSIIDQLPVRSLTVTGTGRNLWIDSDFSYKDPEGSLLGAGNAQGFYHMVTPASKSFVLSLNVSF